In Mus pahari chromosome 16, PAHARI_EIJ_v1.1, whole genome shotgun sequence, the DNA window CTGTAGGTTAATGTGGTGCTTTCTAAGTGAGTCAGTACCGCGTTCTGCCTTGGGGTACAATAGGCTGCTTCTTTGACCACCATGCTTTGACAGTCAGTATAGTGAGCACGCCTATAGAGGTTGAGGTCAGGcaaatgtctgtctctgtgttcatCGATGTGTTCCATGTGTCTCCTCAAACTGTTAGCAGTTTTTCCACGAAATCCCCTTCCCCCAACCTGGTGGGAATAATCTATTTCAATGTGATTTTGAAAAGGCAGTTCTGTTTTTGGAAGGAAGTGTACGTTCTTAGAGTTTCCTTGAGTTTCACAAAAAAGATTCACTTTCcccaaatacatttattttattgacagCAATGTTGGTTTCCAATGTAGGGCCTTAGTTTCTATTGCCAGGAAATCAGAAGACAGCCAGTCTGGTGTATAACAGTTCTCTCTGGCAGGTCATCAGGATCTGTTATGAAATGAAAATCCTTCAGCTCTCCCCTCTGTGCTGTGACTCTtgagtgtgtgtctgcctctTCTCAGGGTTTTGCAATCATTCTCCTGGCAGGGCTGAGATGTCCCCACAAACCCGGGTTGAGGATGACAGAGTCCTGGGGACCACCCAGCCAATAGTTGTATCCTTAATGAAGAGTGACAAACCCAAGCCAGGTCTATGGATACCCTGAGAATAGCTCCTGGTACAggctctgcctgctgccacagGCTCCACAGAGTTACAGGGACCTCCCTTGTTCTTCAAGCACTTGGAAACAAGGTTGCAAGGCCGTGCTTCCCAGCCCGGGGGATGGCTGCTAAACCCTCATCCCTGATAAAGGGCCGACTTGGTGATGGTTCTCCTCCCCTGCTTTATCTAATGTCTATCAACAGGTACAGAGTGTGAGGCAAAGAGGCCCAAGATTCTAAGAGCATCCTTTTACCCAGCCTCACAATGAATGTATGGTTTCAAAGCAGATAAGGCTTTTGGCTCCGGTTAATTTATTTAAgaggatgtgttttgttttgggggtgttaTGGTGGGAGCTTTGGTTTGTTGGGGATATTTCATTTGGTGGAGTACAGTGGGGGTTTTGGTTTATTTGGAGGGTTTAAGTTTGGGGGCTGTGTGGAGgactggtttgtttgcttttttttttttttttttaatctgtcatGTCAAGCAAGTTGCTTGTGAGCTATGCacttctcagctttcctaatgctgcgaccctttaatgcagttcctcatgctgtggtgacctccaaccatacaATTATCTTGTTGTAACTTCATAACCTGggaattataatgcaaatatctgatttgcaggatagctgatattcaactcccaaaggggtcgtgacccgcaggttgagaactgctgctctaaacATTTTCAGACGGTGCCTGTGACACCAGCAACTTGGTGTCTTGGggatcctttaaaaacaaacaaacaaacaaacaaacaaacatccagtACTTAGAAGTCAGAGTAAGTGGATCCCTGCAAGTTTGAgagcagcttggtctacagagagacttCATGGCCACCCAAGACGACATACTTAAGAAAGAGAAAGTCGTCTTAAGAAAGACGACtcttaagaaagagaaagaacaagccgggcgtggtggcgcatgcctttaatcccagcactcgggaggcagaggcagacggatttctgagttcaaggccagcctggtctacagagtgagttccaggacagccaggactacacagagaaaccctgtctcgaaaaacaaaaaaaaaaaaagaaagaaagaaagaaaggaaggaaggaaggaaggaaagaaaaagaaagaaagaaagaaagaaagaaagaaagaaagaaagaaagaaagaaagaaagaaagaaagaaagagaaagaactgtaAAATGAAATAGCAGTGTTAGTGACAGGCAAGTGGCAGTGCCTACAGGAGGCACCAGGTCTCCTACCCGCCATTGATCTTACCTTTCAGGAAAGGCCCAGTGGAACTTCTGTCTTCTTCATCCCTTGACTTGGCTCTGGTTTATAGAGACAGCGGCGGGATGCCATGGGGCATTCTGAGCCCTGGGTTTAATACTTCCCTCCATTCCCGAACCCTCCCTACCCTTCCAGAAGTTTTCATAGTCTCATAAGTGTGTAGGCAGAAAAACATGAAAGCAAGCCCTTTCTTATTACATGTCCCAAAGCCTAACGGGGTTAGCTTCTGTCAGTTGAGACCCCACTGCACACTCAACGGTGGCTGGAGACCTTCATTGTTGAGACTTGAAGTGATAAAATATCACCTCGGTAGTTGAGGTGAAATACTTTTCACCCATTCTTATACATATGTTAAGGAGCATTTAGCATACGCAGAAAACTTAACAGTAACTTCTTAATATCTAGTCAGAGGTCAATTTATGTAATTCTGATATTTCTCATCTTTTTAAACCAGAATATTGTAAGGAGGTGGGCTGATAACCATGTTCGATTAACTTGAACATAGAAAGTCTAAAAGCTAGAGtcctgtctccagagaggcttgATCTCCTCAGCCTCAGAGGTCAGCGTCACGAGTGTGCTCTTAGACCTCAAACCTGTTCCAGCCAAAAATAGACCCTGGCCTAAAGTGCCAGCGTCTGGGCCGCTGCCCTGCTTAACTGTCCCTAACCTGTGCCTCAGTCTTCTTTGTATTCTGACAAGGGAGGGATCCTGTAGTATAAAGTCTCCCCAAGGATAAGCCCCACCCACAAGGTGGGAGCTACACCAGGGGAAGGTTGTCTGAGTCCAACTTCTGTAAGAACTGTTGGAAACCCAATAGACTCCTCTCAAAAAAGAGCCTTGTGTTTCCAGTGGCCAATGGGAACCTGTTCTTCTAAATCTTGTTTAGGGGATGTTTCCAGACTAacagaggagggcaggagggcattGTGCCTTGGCTGCTAGGGAGTGATGACCAAGGCCGcacagaccccttcagctgcaGCTCAGTTGCAACATGAGTGATTTTCATTGTCATTCTTTCCAGAAAAGAATGAGCAACAAAGTTTCTGTTAGCGAGTATGTAGTGTAAAGGGGAGCAAGTTGCTTTGCTCTGTAGAAACAGTGGCAATAAGCCCCTCCTAGAGGGTTCATCCCAATGAGATGAGTACACAAGTAAATGGAAGTCTCTGTTATCATCTAAGTGTGCACATCTGCCCTGCCTCACACCAGTGAGGTCTGTGAATGAGGGATTGTGAGGAGTGCCCCCAGTGACCAGAGTGAGTTTGCCCTGGGGGATGCTTCTAACACCATTACCACAGCATTTGACATTTCACTCTCAGTGAAGACCATGGTGCCCACCGCCTGTTGGCCTCCATCCACTTGTGTGAGCTCAGTGTGTACTTATTTTTCAGGTAATAGTGGTAATGAAACAAGAATTTaatacaggggctggtgagatggctcagtgggtaagagcaccgactgttcttccaaaggtccccagttcaaatcccaacaaccatatggtggctcacaaccatctgtaacaagatctgatgccctcttctggagtgtctgaagtcagctacagtgtacttacatataataaatgaataaacctttaaaaaaataaagaatttaatacAGTTTCTACCAATAAAATCAGTTTATCTCTGTTAAATACTGGGAGTGCTATGTGATTTCACTAGTGCCATGTAGACATGTGGTGTTTGTTTCTGAAACGGGGTTTTGCCTTTGTGTCTCTCAAgtgccatgtgccaccatgcccagcaacatgggcattttatgttttgttgcatttctttcctttgtttggttgtgctggtgatggtggtggtggaaccTGGAGACAAGTTCCTGCTATGGCGACTTCAGGATCCCAGCTGCTTTCTCTTTGTACACAAACTTTAGATGATGATATCATGCATACATCTGTACCACCTGCAAAGATTTGGTATCCAGAATTACTAGTATtagaatatatctttaaaaaaaaatcagtcaggtgtggtggcgcacgcctttaattccagcactcaggaggcagaggcaggcagatttctgagttcgaggccagcgtggtctacaaagttacttccaggacagccagggctacacagagaaaccctgtctcaaaaaacaaacaaacaaacaaaaatcaaaagggacccaggcatggtgctgcctgcctttaatcccagcacttgggaggcaaagatagGTGAACCTCTGTgaattcagagccagcctggtcagTACACTcgagaacagccagggctgttacacagagaaatcttgtttttaaaaaccaagggGAGAATGGATCACACTGGTAACGTGACTTCTTTAtgccttattttcattttattcaactaAAATGAAGCAATTAAGCTAACAGACCATTGGAGactctgagctgtctcctcatGGTTGTTACTCTCTTCTCCTAGATGTGACATTTGCTGTGTCACCTTCCGCACACATCGAGGACTGCTGCGCCACAATGCACTTGTCCACAAGCAGCTTCCCAGAGATGCCATGGGAAGACCTTTCATCCAGAACAATCCTTCGATTCCTGCTGGCTTCCATGATTTAGGATTTACTGACTTCTCCTGTAGGAAGTTTCCTCGAATCTCTCAGGTATGCTGATAAACCTATTCAGCCAGGGTGGGAATTGGGGTGTTGGTTTTTTATAATAATACTCTTTCACTGAAATTCAACCTGGCTCTTGGGTTTCTTGGGCTGAGGAGTTAATGGTCTTTTATTATTTGAGTTGAGTTTTCATATGAATCTATGGTACCTTTTGTCCATACTTGAGGCTTTGAGATTGAAAGTTGGGGATTTACTACTCCTGTCAATACCCTGTTATAATATTTAGTCTCTGCGTCACAGCGAGGTATTTGTGGCCGTTTCTGTTGAaatggtttggattttttttcaaatctgtgtgtgtatgtgagaggggggggcagggagggagagggagaggccagaaaggggcatTGGCTCCCCTAGAGCTGAAGTTGTAAAGTGGTTGTGGtcagatatgggtgctgggaactacaCTTAGgctctcttaactactgagctgtgtctccagctccTTGGATCTTTACGAATCTGAACAAAAAACGCGCTGATTAGTTCCCTGCCTATACAAAAACTACCAGAACTACTTTTTAGTATTTCCATGTGTAAATTTGAGATAAGAAGTATCCACATGTAAGTTCTTAACATAAATAAGTCTCCAGTGCAGTGAACttaacacatatgtacatgcgcAGCTGTCCAGTGTACAGTGCAGTGGACTTAACACATATGTACACGCGCAGCTGTCCCAGGTGAttgatctcccctcccccagtcctggAAGCAGCCATTTTGTGAAGAAGCCACCCTAGTTTAGCTTGTCTGATACTGCTTGAACtggaaatcctcctgtcttagtctgCCAGTTGCTGGCTTGTGCTGTGTCCTCCAGTGTCAGCACTCCCCCATTTCCAAAGGCTTAATTCAAATCCCATCATGATGTTATTTCACTCTGCTTGTGTATATCCTAGAGGGCGTCCTTGATCGAACAGGCAGTATTCTTTCAGGTGTGCCCAACCTTTTGACACTGCTGTCTACAGAGTTCATACTTGTGTACTGTGCAGTTGAGTGACAGGAGAAAAGTATCTCTTACTAGTTTAAGCCAGTTTACAATTTTGTGTTAGAGTGCATCGTGGCTGTCCTTGGCCTGCTGTAGGCCAGGGCTGCTCTCCCTCTTTTTCCTAATTCAGTCTCAGATTTGCACTCTGAAAAGTTGCCTCTGTGTTAATGGAAGCAGCTGCTGGTAACAGCAGGCACCTCTCACATCTCCTTCACCGTCCTATTTCAATCCTCACCTTTCTTCCCTTGCTTTTGCTTGTGGGTCCCACGTAGGCCTGGTGTGAGACAAACCTGCGGCGGTGCACCAGCGAGCAGCACCGGTTTGTGTGTGACACCTGCGACAAGGCGTTCCCCATGCTGCCGTCACTCATCCTGCACAGGCAGACCCACCTCCCTGCCGATCAGGGACGGGAGAAGCTCCAGACCAAGACCCTGGCCGCCGAGTCCTTGGAACAGAAGGCTTTCCTGGCCTTCCTGGGCCTGCAGCACACCAAAGACGTCAAGCCTGCCCCCGCTGAGGAGCTCCTGCCGGATGACAACCAAGCAATCCAGCTCCAGGCACTCAAGTACCAGCTACCTCAGGACCCTGGCTGCCCCAACGTGCTGAGTGTGTCTCCTTTTGAAGCTGCTTCTTTAGGTGGTTCTCTGACAGTCCTCCCAGCTACCAAGGAGAATATGAAGCATCTGTCCCTGCAGCCCTTCCAGAAGGGCTTCATCATCCAGCCAGACAGTAGTATTGTGGTTAAGCCTATTTCAGGAGAGTCGGCCATTGAGCTGGCAGATATCCAACAGATTCTAAAGATGGCAGCTTCCGCCCCTCCACAGATCAGTCTTCCGTCACTTTCCAAGGCCCCTGCTACCCCGCTGCAGGCAATTTTCAAGCACATGCCTCCTTTGAAGCCAAAGCCCTTGGTCACACCCAGGACAGTGGTAGCCGCCTCCACACCCCCACCTCTCATCAATGCTCAGCAGGCATCTCCGGGTTGTATCAGCCCCAGccttcctccacagtctctgaAGTTCCTCAAGGGGTCGGTCGAGGCAGTGTCCAATGTTCATCTGCTGCAGTCCAAGTCCGGGATCCAGCCGAACGCGACCACACAGCTCTTCCTGCAGCAGCCTGGAGTGGAGCTGCCCGTCCAGCCCGAGATGAAGACACAGCTGGAGCAGGACAGTATCATTGAGGCCCTGCTGCCCCTCAACATGGAGGCAAAGATCAAGCAGGAGATAACAGAAGGGGACCTCAAGGCCATCATGACGGGCCCCAGTGGCAAGAAGCCCCCCGCCATGCGCAAGGTGCTCTACCCCTGCCGCTTCTGCAACCAGGTGTTTGCTTTCTCTGGAGTCCTGCGAGCCCACGTGCGCTCCCACCTGGGCATCTCGCCCTACCAGTGCAACATCTGTGACTATATCGCTGCAGACAAAGCCGCCCTGATCCGGCACATTCGCACACACAGCGGGGAACGGCCTTACATCTGCAAGATCTGCCACTACCCATTCACAGTCAAAGCCAACTGTGAGCGGCACCTGCGCAAGAAGCACCTCAAGGCCACCCGAAAGGACATTGAGAAGAACATAGAGTATGTGAGCAGCCCCACCGCAGAGCTGGTGGACGCCTTCTGCGCCCCAGAGACCGTGTGCAGACTGTGCGGTGAGGATCTGAAGCACTACCGGGCTCTGCGCATTCACATGCGCACACACTGCAGCCGGGGCCTGGGTGGCTGCCACAAAGGCCGGAAGCCCTTCGAGTGCAAGGAATGCAACGCTCCCTTCGTGGCCAAGCGCAACTGCATCCATCACATTCTCAAGCAGCACCTGCACGTGCCCGAGAAAGACATCGAGAGCTACGTGCTTGCCACCAACAGTGGCCTTGGAGCCGCGGACGCACCCACAGACGCCGCTTCCAGAGGAGAAGAGGGCGGCTGTGTTGCTTTTGCGGAGTGCAAGCCCCTCGCCACCTTCCTGGAGCCCCAAAATGGCTTTCTTCACTCGAACCCCACCCAGCCCCTGCCTTCCCACATCTCCGTCAAGCTGGAGCCAGCCAGCAGCTTTGCCATGGACTTCAACGAACCCCTTGACTTTTCACAGAAAGGCCTGGCACTGGTCCAAGTGAAGCAGGAAACTATGTCCTCCTTGttgacctcttcctcctcctctgccctctatGACTGCTCCATGGAGCCCATTGACCTGTCCATCCCCAAGAGCGTCAAGAAAGGAGACAAGGACACAGTGGTTCCCAGTGATGCCAAGAAACCGGAACCGGAAGCTGGGCAAGCAGAGCCGCTCTCACCCGGCCCACCACCCTGCCCTACCTTGTCAGTGACTGTGGAGCCCAAGGGGAGCCTGGAAACCCCCACAGGCACGGTGGTGGCCGTCACCACAGCTGCCAAGCTGGAGCCCCACACTCAGCCCCTCCAGGGCTCCGTGCAGCTGGCTGTCCCCATCTACTCCCCCGCGCTCGTCAGCAATACTCCCCTCTTGGGCAACTCTGCTGCCCTCTTGAACAACCCAGCCTTGCTTCGGCCCTTACGGCCAAAGCCTCCCCTCCTCTTGCCAAAGCCCTCGATGACAGAGGAGCTGCCGCCACTGGCCTCCATCGCCCAGATCATCTCTTCCGTGTCCTCGGCCCCTACTCTGCTGAAAACGAAGGTAGCTGACCCTGGGCCATCAATCACCAACAGTAACACTGTGGCCACAGACAGCCCAGGAAGCTCCATCCCCAAAGCCGCCGCCACCCCCACGGACACCACAGGCTCTAAAGAATCCAGTGAGCCACCCCCTGCAGCCAGCAGCCCCGAGGAAGCCTTGCCTACTGAACAAGGGCCAGCTCCCTCATCAAGgaagaggggcaggaagaggggacTGAGGAATCGGTCCCTCCCCAACAGCAGTGCTGTGGACCTGGACTCTAGTGGGGAGTTTGCTAGCATCGAGAAGATGCTGGCCACCACAGACACCAACAAGTTCAGTCCGTTTCTGCAGACTGCAGAGGATGACACTCAGGAAGAGGTGGCTGGAGCCCCTGCAGACCAGCATGGGCCCACTGATGAGGAGCAAGGTAGCCCTGTGGAAGACAGGCTGCTGAGAGCAAAGAGGAACTCCTATGCCAACTGCCTGCAAAAGATCAACTGTCCCCACTGTCCCCGGGTCTTCCCTTGGGCCAGCTCCCTGCAGAggcacatgcttacacacacggGTAAGAAGGCCCTCGCGGCTCACCAGGCGGGGAGTCTTGAAAGGAAAGAGTGACGGTCGGGTAGGAGTAGCCTAAAGTTTGGGGCCTTTTTCTCACGCTCCATTCTTCTTTGTCTCAGAAGTCACAGGCTTTCCATATAACCTGTGTCTGTGGTCTGAGCCACCAAGGCTTATCTGTAAATAAATGTATCAGACACAGGTGACATTGGTCATAGGCTCCCTCGCTTCCCTCCCCATACATAACCTTTGTCTGACAAGTTTCAAGAGTTTCTACTAAGTATGGAGGCCATTCCGGAGAAGTGGGACTTTGCATTAAGGTAACAGCAATGTAATGAGCTTGGTGCTTTGACATAATAATCTTCAGTGCCGCCTTTTTATTTTGAACATTCTATGGAGTTCTTTAGCTACCATACATGTAATACAGAAAAGTGGgattggatatttttttctccttccctgagGTAGCTGCAGCTTCCCTTACTTATTTTGACTTTGTCTCCTATTTTTAATACTTATTGTAGATGATTGATAGTAATTTTTATAAAGTTCTATTTATCCTAAAATTGTCAACTGTTGAAGAAAACATTCTGAGTAtcatttgaatgttttaaataacAAAGCTAGATTACCA includes these proteins:
- the Rreb1 gene encoding ras-responsive element-binding protein 1 isoform X4 — encoded protein: MHIRQHNTDTGGADHSCSICGKSLSSASSLDRHMLVHSGERPYKCTVCGQSFTTNGNMHRHMKIHEKDTNSTTAAAPPSPLKRRRLSSKRKLSHDAESEDPGPAKKMVEDGQSGDLDKMSDEIFHCPVCFKEFVCKYELETHMETHSDNPLRCDICCVTFRTHRGLLRHNALVHKQLPRDAMGRPFIQNNPSIPAGFHDLGFTDFSCRKFPRISQAWCETNLRRCTSEQHRFVCDTCDKAFPMLPSLILHRQTHLPADQGREKLQTKTLAAESLEQKAFLAFLGLQHTKDVKPAPAEELLPDDNQAIQLQALKYQLPQDPGCPNVLSVSPFEAASLGGSLTVLPATKENMKHLSLQPFQKGFIIQPDSSIVVKPISGESAIELADIQQILKMAASAPPQISLPSLSKAPATPLQAIFKHMPPLKPKPLVTPRTVVAASTPPPLINAQQASPGCISPSLPPQSLKFLKGSVEAVSNVHLLQSKSGIQPNATTQLFLQQPGVELPVQPEMKTQLEQDSIIEALLPLNMEAKIKQEITEGDLKAIMTGPSGKKPPAMRKVLYPCRFCNQVFAFSGVLRAHVRSHLGISPYQCNICDYIAADKAALIRHIRTHSGERPYICKICHYPFTVKANCERHLRKKHLKATRKDIEKNIEYVSSPTAELVDAFCAPETVCRLCGEDLKHYRALRIHMRTHCSRGLGGCHKGRKPFECKECNAPFVAKRNCIHHILKQHLHVPEKDIESYVLATNSGLGAADAPTDAASRGEEGGCVAFAECKPLATFLEPQNGFLHSNPTQPLPSHISVKLEPASSFAMDFNEPLDFSQKGLALVQVKQETMSSLLTSSSSSALYDCSMEPIDLSIPKSVKKGDKDTVVPSDAKKPEPEAGQAEPLSPGPPPCPTLSVTVEPKGSLETPTGTVVAVTTAAKLEPHTQPLQGSVQLAVPIYSPALVSNTPLLGNSAALLNNPALLRPLRPKPPLLLPKPSMTEELPPLASIAQIISSVSSAPTLLKTKVADPGPSITNSNTVATDSPGSSIPKAAATPTDTTGSKESSEPPPAASSPEEALPTEQGPAPSSRKRGRKRGLRNRSLPNSSAVDLDSSGEFASIEKMLATTDTNKFSPFLQTAEDDTQEEVAGAPADQHGPTDEEQGSPVEDRLLRAKRNSYANCLQKINCPHCPRVFPWASSLQRHMLTHTGQKPFPCQKCDAFFSTKSNCERHQLRKHGVTTCSLRRNGLIPPKEGDVGSHDSTDSQSDTDTLATQGEVLDLTAQAKEQPPSEGASELSPATQDLAIKEAKAEAAPPEEEEEKETEENPEPEEECRVEESTGAADAPEEDTASNQSLDLDLATKLMDFKLAESETGSVDSQGPAQQEPKHACDTCGKNFKFLGTLSRHKKAHSCQEPKEEAEAAVAAAPSLENEGLGRAVEGPEPSPEPEEKPAESPAIDPTPGTTEASVAKQNEETEGPTDGEGTAEKRGDGDKRPKTDSPKSMASKADKRKKVCSVCNKRFWSLQDLTRHMRSHTGERPYKCQTCERTFTLKHSLVRHQRIHQKARHSKHHGKDSDRDERAEEDSEGESTHSANNPASENEAESAPSTSNHVAVTRSRKESLSTSGKECSPEESAAAEQAAEPGAPKEQASPGEADPQSPAAIVQDLVELCGKRPAPVLAATDGASQLLGME